From the genome of Thermus albus:
CCTCCCATGGAGGGGCGAGGCGGACCCTTAGGCCGCTGGCCTCGAGGCACCGGAAGGCGGCCCTGGAGGTCTCCAGCCTGTCCACCCGCATCTGGCCTTCCAGGGGAAGGCTTCCCAAGCCTACCCCTGGGTTAAGGTCCAGGGCTCTTTCGCCAAAGGGTTCCACGGTGCGCTGCAAAAGCTCAAAGACCGGGTCCCGATACCCCCTGGCCCCCGGCTTCACGTAAAGCGCTCCCCCGGGCCGGGGTAAGGGGGTGAGGCGGTGGTACTCGGCTAGGGTCAGGCCCACAATGCTCCAGGATACGGGGCTTGGGGTGGATGGGCAAATGTGATAGTATTCCTTTTCAAGCCGCCCCCATGGCGGCAAGGAGGCAAGCGTGGCCCTGGTCGTGCAAAAATATGGCGGCACCTCCGTGGGCGACCTGGAGCGCATCCACAAGGTGGCCCAGCGCATCGCCCACTACCGGGAAAAGGGGCATAGGCTGGCGGTGGTGGTCTCGGCCATGGGCCACACCACCGACGAGCTCATCGCCTTGGCCAAGCGGGTGAACCCAAGACCCCCCTTTAGGGAGCTGGACCTCCTCACCACCACCGGGGAGCAGGTTTCCGTGGCCCTCCTATCCATGCAGCTATGGGCCATGGGCATCCCGGCCAGGGGGTTTGTGCAACACCAGATCGGCATCCTCACCGATGGGCGCTTTGGCGATGCCCGCATCCTGGAGGTAAACCCTACCCGCATTCAGGAGGCTTTGGATCAAGGGTATGTGGCGGTGATCGCCGGCTTCATGGGCACCACCCTCGAGGGGGAGATCACCACCTTGGGCCGGGGAGGTTCCGACACCACCGCCGTGGCCATCGCCGCCGCTTTGGGGGCCAAGGAGTGCGAGATCTACACGGACACGGAAGGGGTCTACACCACCGATCCCCACCTGATCCCCGAGGCCCGCAAACTGGAGGTTATCGGCTACGACCAGATGCTGGAGATGGCCGCCCTGGGGGCCAGGGTCCTCCACCCTCGGGCGGTGTACTATGCCAAGCGTTACCGGGTGGTGCTCCACGTGCGCTCCAGCTTCTCCTATAACCCTGGTACCCTGGTGAAGGAGGTCAACATGGAAATGGGCAAGGTGGTGACGGGTGCG
Proteins encoded in this window:
- a CDS encoding aspartate kinase, with protein sequence MALVVQKYGGTSVGDLERIHKVAQRIAHYREKGHRLAVVVSAMGHTTDELIALAKRVNPRPPFRELDLLTTTGEQVSVALLSMQLWAMGIPARGFVQHQIGILTDGRFGDARILEVNPTRIQEALDQGYVAVIAGFMGTTLEGEITTLGRGGSDTTAVAIAAALGAKECEIYTDTEGVYTTDPHLIPEARKLEVIGYDQMLEMAALGARVLHPRAVYYAKRYRVVLHVRSSFSYNPGTLVKEVNMEMGKVVTGAALDLDHAQIGLIGIPDQPGIAAKVFQALAERGIAVDMIIQGVPGHDPSRQQMAFTVKKDFAQEALEALEPVLAEIGGEALLRPDIAKVSIVGVGLASAPEIPAKMFQAVASTGANIEMIATSEVRISVIIPAQYAEAALRAVHQAFELDKP